The proteins below are encoded in one region of Streptomyces ficellus:
- a CDS encoding GNAT family N-acetyltransferase: protein MFAISLGDDGAELRPLEPWRAEEYLAHMDRGRDYIGRYVALPTVCTDLVSARAFLQAYADKAAADTGRILGIWLDGTLVGGVLLRVMDVAAGTCEAGCWLEPSAAGRGLVTRAVRVLIDWALNERGLHRVEWQVSSANTASINVAKRLGMTKEGVLRESYPYRGVRHDMEVWSVLAPEWRAAQPDAR, encoded by the coding sequence GTGTTCGCGATATCCCTGGGTGACGACGGAGCGGAACTGCGCCCGCTGGAGCCCTGGCGGGCCGAGGAGTACCTGGCCCACATGGACCGGGGCCGGGACTACATCGGCCGGTACGTCGCGCTCCCGACCGTGTGCACCGACCTCGTCTCGGCGCGGGCGTTCCTCCAGGCGTACGCCGACAAGGCCGCCGCCGACACCGGCCGCATCCTCGGCATCTGGCTGGACGGGACCCTCGTCGGCGGCGTCCTGCTGCGGGTCATGGACGTCGCCGCCGGCACCTGCGAGGCGGGCTGCTGGCTGGAGCCGTCGGCGGCCGGCCGGGGGCTGGTGACCCGCGCGGTCCGCGTCCTGATCGACTGGGCGCTGAACGAGCGCGGGCTGCACCGCGTCGAGTGGCAGGTCTCCTCGGCCAACACCGCGAGCATCAACGTCGCCAAGCGGCTCGGCATGACCAAGGAGGGGGTGCTCCGGGAGAGCTACCCCTACCGGGGCGTCCGGCACGACATGGAGGTCTGGTCCGTGCTCGCCCCGGAGTGGCGCGCGGCACAGCCGGACGCGCGTTAA
- the gatC gene encoding Asp-tRNA(Asn)/Glu-tRNA(Gln) amidotransferase subunit GatC produces the protein MPGITREEVAHLARLARLELKDEELDHFAGQLDDIIGAVARVSEVADQDVPPTSHPLPLTNVMRADEVRPSLTPEQALSGAPAQEQQRFKVPQILGED, from the coding sequence ATGCCTGGCATCACGCGCGAGGAGGTCGCCCACCTCGCCCGGCTGGCACGTCTTGAGCTGAAGGACGAAGAGCTCGACCACTTCGCCGGACAGCTCGACGACATCATCGGCGCGGTCGCCCGCGTCTCCGAGGTCGCCGACCAAGACGTACCCCCGACCTCCCACCCGCTGCCGCTGACGAACGTCATGCGCGCGGACGAGGTCCGTCCCTCGCTCACCCCCGAGCAGGCGCTCTCCGGCGCGCCCGCCCAGGAGCAGCAGCGTTTCAAGGTGCCGCAGATCCTGGGGGAGGACTGA
- the gatA gene encoding Asp-tRNA(Asn)/Glu-tRNA(Gln) amidotransferase subunit GatA, translating into MADIIKLTAAEIAEKIASGELTAVEVTEAHLARIEAVDEKVHAFLHVDREGALAQARAVDEKRARGEKLGPLAGVPLALKDIFTTKDMPTTVGSKILEGWLPPYDATLTTRLRAADVVILGKTNMDEFAMGSSTENSAYGPTGNPWDLTRIPGGSGGGSSAALASYEAPLAIGTDTGGSIRQPAAVTGTVGVKPTYGGVSRYGMVAFSSSLDQGGPCARTVLDAALLHEVIAGHDPLDSTSIDAPVPPVVEAARNGSVAGMRVGVVKQFRGEGYQAGVVQRFDESVELLKELGAEIVELDCPSFDLALSAYYLIAPSECSSNLARFDGLRYGLRVGDDGSKAAEDVTALTREAGFGDEVKRRIMLGTYALSSGYYDAYYGSAQKVRTLITRDFEKAFERVDVIVSPTTPTTAFPIGERADDPMAMYLADLCTIPTNLAGNAAMSLPCGLAPEDDLPVGLQIIAPAMKDDRLYKVGAAVEAAFVEKWGHPLLEEAPSL; encoded by the coding sequence ATGGCCGACATCATCAAGCTCACCGCCGCCGAGATCGCGGAGAAGATCGCGTCCGGCGAGCTCACCGCCGTCGAGGTCACCGAGGCCCACCTGGCCCGGATCGAGGCCGTCGACGAGAAGGTGCACGCGTTCCTGCACGTCGACCGCGAGGGCGCCCTCGCCCAGGCGCGTGCCGTGGACGAGAAGCGGGCCAGGGGCGAGAAGCTCGGCCCGCTCGCCGGCGTACCGCTGGCGCTCAAGGACATCTTCACCACGAAGGACATGCCGACCACGGTCGGTTCGAAGATCCTCGAGGGCTGGCTCCCGCCGTACGACGCGACCCTGACGACGAGGCTGAGGGCCGCCGACGTCGTGATCCTCGGCAAGACCAACATGGACGAGTTCGCCATGGGGTCGTCGACGGAGAACAGCGCGTACGGGCCGACCGGCAACCCGTGGGACCTGACCCGGATCCCCGGCGGTTCGGGCGGCGGTTCGAGCGCGGCGCTGGCGTCGTACGAGGCGCCGCTGGCGATCGGCACGGACACGGGCGGTTCCATCCGCCAGCCCGCGGCCGTCACCGGCACGGTCGGCGTCAAGCCGACGTACGGCGGGGTGTCCCGCTACGGCATGGTGGCGTTCTCCTCCAGCCTGGACCAGGGCGGGCCCTGTGCGCGTACGGTCCTGGACGCGGCGCTGCTGCACGAGGTCATCGCGGGCCACGACCCGCTCGACTCCACGTCGATCGACGCCCCGGTGCCGCCGGTGGTGGAGGCCGCGCGCAACGGCAGCGTGGCGGGCATGCGGGTCGGCGTCGTCAAGCAGTTCCGCGGCGAGGGCTACCAGGCCGGCGTCGTCCAGCGGTTCGACGAGTCGGTCGAGCTGCTGAAGGAGCTGGGTGCCGAGATCGTCGAGCTGGACTGCCCGTCCTTCGACCTGGCGCTGTCGGCGTACTACCTGATCGCCCCGTCGGAGTGCTCGTCGAACCTCGCGCGGTTCGACGGCCTGCGGTACGGCCTGCGGGTCGGCGACGACGGTTCGAAGGCCGCCGAGGACGTCACGGCGCTGACCCGTGAGGCCGGCTTCGGCGACGAGGTCAAGCGGCGCATCATGCTCGGTACGTACGCGCTCAGCTCCGGCTACTACGACGCGTACTACGGCTCGGCGCAGAAGGTCCGGACGCTGATCACGCGGGACTTCGAGAAGGCTTTCGAGCGGGTCGACGTGATCGTCTCGCCGACGACGCCGACCACCGCCTTCCCGATCGGCGAGCGTGCCGACGACCCGATGGCGATGTACCTCGCCGACCTGTGCACCATCCCGACCAACCTGGCCGGCAACGCCGCCATGTCGCTGCCCTGCGGCCTGGCGCCGGAGGACGACCTGCCGGTCGGTCTGCAGATCATCGCCCCCGCCATGAAGGACGACCGCCTCTACAAGGTCGGTGCGGCCGTCGAGGCCGCCTTCGTGGAGAAGTGGGGACACCCGCTGCTGGAGGAGGCTCCGTCGCTGTGA
- a CDS encoding putative bifunctional diguanylate cyclase/phosphodiesterase has protein sequence MLPNVVVAVAAFVLTAGLWGAARGGHALFPGSTTGWSLAVLTGIVVGHLVALGRDRWWGGTGSGAALTLAVLLLYGWVPAGLVSLAVVVLVGVARRHRWRQGLLHGAADVLGIGAAALVLAAFGDVPTVERPWRPLEWGIEAVPEVALAAAAYLTVTRLLLWYTLAPQAGGLPTAARTALLRQGLVAVALLGIAPLICVVAVALPVMLPLFAVPLIALDSTLWIARARAEEQLRDPLTGLPNRQWLLERTWSALEEAEGEGLRAALVLIDLDRFRSVNDTLGHLAGDRLLLQIADRLRLALPRDAEAARLGGDEFAVLLPVADSTTSAQRVARQLVAELSSPLDLDGLTLVLEASAGVAVFPDHALDAEGLLQRADVAMYQAKRDRTGVEVYESKRDSNTPDRLGLLGDLRRALDAGDVELHYQPKVRFDGHVAGLEALVRWVHPERGKVPPDEFIAIAESSGLMPHLTEYVLETALGQVAKWRAQGLYVPVAVNVSPRDVHTPGFAGAVAARLARHGVPPGALQLEITEHVLLEDPQRAADTLAGLTGHGVKMSLDDFGTGYSSLVHLRRLPVSELKIDRSFVARLAVDNEDAEIVRCTVDLAHSLGLLVVAEGVEDDETWERLRDLGCDAVQGWLVAAAMPPAETTAWLRARGEAGWHRPPRELPPAPQDADQVVQ, from the coding sequence ATGCTCCCGAACGTCGTCGTGGCGGTCGCCGCCTTCGTCCTCACGGCCGGACTGTGGGGCGCCGCGCGCGGCGGGCACGCGCTCTTCCCCGGCTCCACGACCGGCTGGTCGCTCGCCGTGCTCACCGGCATCGTCGTCGGACACCTCGTCGCGCTCGGCCGCGACCGCTGGTGGGGCGGCACCGGCTCGGGCGCCGCGCTCACCCTGGCCGTACTGCTCCTGTACGGCTGGGTGCCGGCCGGACTGGTCAGCCTCGCCGTCGTCGTCCTCGTCGGGGTCGCCCGGCGCCACCGCTGGCGGCAGGGACTGCTGCACGGCGCCGCGGACGTCCTCGGCATAGGGGCGGCGGCCCTGGTCCTCGCCGCGTTCGGGGACGTGCCGACGGTCGAACGGCCGTGGCGGCCGCTCGAATGGGGCATCGAGGCGGTACCTGAAGTGGCGCTGGCCGCCGCCGCGTACCTGACGGTGACCCGGCTGCTGCTGTGGTACACGCTGGCCCCGCAGGCTGGGGGACTGCCCACGGCCGCCCGCACCGCGCTGCTGCGGCAGGGGCTCGTGGCGGTCGCCCTGCTCGGCATCGCGCCGCTGATCTGCGTCGTCGCGGTGGCCCTGCCGGTGATGCTGCCGCTGTTCGCCGTGCCGCTGATCGCCCTGGACTCCACCCTCTGGATCGCCCGCGCCCGGGCGGAGGAACAACTGCGCGACCCGCTGACCGGTCTGCCCAACCGGCAGTGGCTGCTGGAGCGGACCTGGTCGGCGCTGGAGGAGGCGGAGGGCGAAGGTCTCCGGGCCGCCCTGGTGCTGATCGACCTCGATCGCTTCCGGTCGGTCAACGACACACTCGGTCATCTGGCCGGTGACCGGCTGCTGCTGCAGATCGCCGACCGGCTGCGGCTGGCCCTGCCGCGCGACGCGGAGGCCGCACGGCTCGGCGGCGACGAGTTCGCCGTCCTGCTCCCGGTCGCCGACTCCACGACCAGCGCCCAGCGGGTGGCCCGGCAGCTCGTCGCCGAGCTGTCCTCGCCCCTCGACCTCGACGGACTCACCCTCGTCCTGGAGGCCAGCGCGGGCGTCGCCGTCTTCCCCGACCACGCGCTGGACGCGGAAGGCCTCCTCCAGCGGGCCGACGTCGCCATGTACCAGGCCAAGCGGGACCGCACCGGCGTCGAGGTCTACGAGTCCAAGCGCGACTCCAACACCCCCGACCGGCTCGGCCTCCTCGGCGACCTCCGGCGCGCCCTGGACGCCGGGGACGTCGAGCTGCACTACCAGCCGAAGGTCCGCTTCGACGGACACGTCGCCGGGCTGGAGGCGCTGGTGCGCTGGGTGCACCCGGAGCGGGGCAAGGTGCCGCCCGACGAGTTCATCGCCATCGCCGAGTCCTCAGGGCTGATGCCGCACCTCACGGAGTACGTCCTGGAGACGGCGCTCGGCCAGGTCGCCAAGTGGCGCGCCCAGGGCCTCTACGTCCCCGTCGCCGTGAACGTCTCACCGCGTGACGTCCACACCCCCGGCTTCGCCGGCGCGGTCGCCGCGCGGCTGGCCCGCCACGGGGTGCCGCCGGGCGCGCTCCAGCTGGAGATAACGGAGCACGTCCTGCTGGAGGACCCGCAGCGCGCCGCCGACACCCTGGCGGGGCTCACCGGCCACGGCGTGAAGATGTCCCTCGACGACTTCGGCACCGGGTACTCGTCGCTGGTCCACCTCCGCCGCCTCCCGGTGAGCGAGCTGAAGATCGACCGCTCGTTCGTGGCCCGGCTCGCGGTGGACAACGAGGACGCCGAGATCGTCCGCTGCACCGTCGACCTGGCCCACTCGCTGGGCCTCCTCGTCGTCGCCGAGGGCGTCGAGGACGACGAGACCTGGGAGCGCCTGCGGGACCTGGGCTGCGACGCGGTGCAGGGCTGGCTGGTCGCCGCCGCGATGCCGCCGGCGGAGACCACGGCGTGGCTCCGCGCCCGGGGCGAGGCCGGCTGGCACCGCCCGCCCCGTGAGCTGCCGCCCGCGCCGCAGGACGCGGACCAGGTGGTCCAGTAA
- the gatB gene encoding Asp-tRNA(Asn)/Glu-tRNA(Gln) amidotransferase subunit GatB — protein sequence MTVITELVPYDEALAAYDPVMGLEVHVELGTRTKMFCGCSTELGAEPNSQTCPTCLGMPGSLPVVNAVGVESAIKIGLALNCEIAEWCRFARKNYFYPDMPKNFQTSQYDEPIAFNGYLDVQLEDGEVFRVQIERAHMEEDTGKSTHVGGATGRIHGASHSLLDYNRAGIPLIEIVTKPIEGAGERAPEVAKAYVAELREVIKALGVSEARMEMGQMRCDVNLSLRPHGTEKFGTRSETKNVNSLRSVERAVRFEISRHAGVLNAGGTIVQETRHFHEEDGSTTSGRVKEEAEDYRYFPEPDLVPVAPSRAWVEELRQGLPELPRVRRNRLREEWGVSEHDMQSILNAGAVDLIVATTEAGAPSDQARKWWMGELARNANESGTSLDALPITPAQVARVAELVASGDLNDKLARQVIEGVLAGEGDPDTVVEKRGLKVVSDEGALGAAVDEAIAANAAVADKIRGGKVAAAGALVGAVMKATRGQADAARVRELILEKLGVEG from the coding sequence GTGACCGTCATCACCGAGCTGGTGCCGTACGACGAGGCCCTCGCCGCCTATGACCCCGTCATGGGGCTCGAGGTGCACGTCGAACTCGGCACCAGGACCAAGATGTTCTGCGGCTGTTCCACCGAGCTGGGCGCCGAGCCCAACTCGCAGACCTGCCCGACCTGCCTCGGCATGCCGGGCTCGCTCCCCGTGGTCAACGCGGTCGGCGTCGAGTCCGCCATCAAGATCGGCCTCGCGCTGAACTGCGAGATCGCCGAGTGGTGCCGCTTCGCCCGGAAGAACTACTTCTATCCGGACATGCCGAAGAACTTCCAGACCTCGCAGTACGACGAGCCGATCGCCTTCAACGGCTATCTGGACGTCCAGCTGGAGGACGGCGAGGTCTTCCGCGTGCAGATCGAGCGCGCGCACATGGAGGAGGACACCGGCAAGTCGACGCACGTCGGCGGGGCGACCGGCCGTATCCACGGCGCCTCGCACTCGCTGCTGGACTACAACCGGGCCGGTATCCCGCTGATCGAGATCGTCACCAAGCCGATCGAGGGCGCCGGTGAGCGCGCGCCCGAGGTCGCCAAGGCGTACGTCGCCGAGCTGCGCGAGGTCATCAAGGCGCTGGGCGTCTCCGAGGCCCGTATGGAGATGGGCCAGATGCGCTGCGACGTGAACCTGTCGCTGCGTCCGCACGGCACCGAGAAGTTCGGTACGCGTTCGGAGACGAAGAACGTCAACTCGCTGCGGAGCGTGGAGCGTGCCGTGCGCTTCGAGATCAGCCGTCACGCGGGCGTGCTGAACGCGGGCGGCACGATCGTCCAGGAGACCCGTCACTTCCACGAGGAGGACGGCTCCACGACGTCCGGCCGGGTCAAGGAGGAGGCCGAGGACTACCGGTACTTCCCGGAGCCCGACCTGGTGCCCGTGGCCCCGTCCCGTGCGTGGGTGGAGGAGCTCCGTCAGGGGCTGCCCGAGCTGCCGCGCGTGCGCCGCAACCGGCTGCGCGAGGAGTGGGGCGTCTCCGAGCACGACATGCAGTCCATCCTCAACGCGGGCGCGGTCGACCTGATCGTGGCCACGACGGAGGCGGGCGCCCCGTCGGACCAGGCCCGCAAGTGGTGGATGGGCGAACTGGCCCGGAACGCCAACGAGTCGGGTACGTCCCTCGACGCGCTGCCCATCACCCCGGCGCAGGTGGCCCGGGTGGCGGAGCTGGTGGCGTCCGGCGACCTCAACGACAAGCTGGCCCGCCAGGTCATCGAGGGCGTCCTCGCGGGTGAGGGCGACCCGGACACGGTCGTCGAGAAGCGGGGCCTGAAGGTCGTCTCGGACGAGGGCGCGCTGGGTGCGGCCGTGGACGAGGCGATCGCCGCCAACGCCGCTGTCGCGGACAAGATCCGCGGCGGCAAGGTGGCCGCGGCCGGCGCCCTGGTCGGCGCGGTCATGAAGGCGACCCGTGGCCAGGCGGACGCGGCCCGCGTGCGCGAGCTGATCCTGGAGAAGCTCGGCGTCGAGGGCTGA
- a CDS encoding MMPL family transporter — protein MAAIARWCITHRLAAVLLWLLALVGVAAASGVAGSAYSNDYDVPGTESGRAAALLEKNFPSQGGDSDTIVWHTTQGSVRAAAVQDRMTDVLDEVAGLPGVASVTGPYDPGTGTGTAAAPAQSPAQGAATGGSAAPADGAAQGPEVTSAPGRISEDGRTAYATVSFDRHADEIPPAQIEAVVDTVRAAADDRVQVELGGSAVGVTEAPSSHTAEIVGVAVAAVVLFLAFGSLAASLLPIATALVSVGTAYAGIGLLGHVMTVADFAPMLGLLIGLGVGIDYALFIVTRHRKGLKRGLPVAEAARNAVATTGRAVVFAGATVCIALLGMLILRLGFLNGVAVAASLTVVLTVAASVTLLPALLSFIGMRALSRRERARLIEHGPEPELPTGFAARWSAFVERHPKLLGAVAAVVMVVLALPTFGLHLGTSDQGNNPAGSTTRQAYDLLADGFGPGVNGPLTLVAELDGADDRLALAALPGTLRATDGVESVGPVTYSGGGDTAVLTVVPESSPQSEQTSDLVDRLRADVLPAAADGTSLDVYVGGVTAGYDDFAQVIVGKLPLFVGVVIALGCLLLLLAFRSIGIPLKAALMNVAAVASAFGVVVAIFQWGIGTELLGLGRAGPIEPFLPVIMVSVLFGLSMDYQVFLVSRMYEEWLETGDNRRAVRVGLAETSRVINSAAVIMIAVFLAFVLSGDRVIAMFGIGLAAAVALDAFVLRTLLVPALMHMLGGANWWLPGWLDRLLPRISIENPECRDPDHAKIPWQRASDDGQLVP, from the coding sequence TTGGCAGCCATCGCCCGATGGTGCATCACGCACCGCCTCGCCGCCGTCCTGCTCTGGCTCCTCGCCCTGGTCGGTGTCGCGGCGGCCTCCGGGGTCGCCGGTTCCGCGTACTCCAACGACTACGACGTCCCCGGCACCGAGTCCGGCCGGGCCGCCGCGCTCCTCGAGAAGAACTTCCCGAGCCAGGGCGGCGACTCCGACACCATCGTCTGGCACACGACCCAGGGCAGCGTCCGCGCGGCCGCCGTCCAGGACCGGATGACGGACGTGCTCGACGAGGTCGCCGGGCTGCCCGGCGTCGCCTCCGTCACCGGCCCGTACGACCCCGGCACCGGCACCGGCACCGCCGCCGCGCCCGCCCAGAGCCCCGCCCAGGGCGCGGCCACCGGCGGCTCCGCCGCCCCGGCCGACGGCGCCGCACAAGGGCCCGAGGTCACCTCCGCACCCGGCAGGATCAGCGAGGACGGGCGTACCGCCTACGCCACCGTCTCCTTCGACCGGCACGCCGACGAGATCCCGCCCGCGCAGATCGAGGCCGTCGTCGACACCGTCCGCGCGGCGGCGGACGACCGCGTCCAGGTGGAGCTCGGCGGCAGTGCCGTCGGCGTCACCGAGGCCCCTTCCTCCCACACCGCCGAGATCGTCGGCGTGGCCGTCGCCGCCGTGGTCCTCTTCCTCGCCTTCGGCTCCCTCGCCGCGAGCCTGCTCCCCATCGCCACCGCCCTCGTGAGCGTCGGCACCGCCTACGCGGGCATCGGGCTGCTCGGTCACGTCATGACCGTCGCCGACTTCGCCCCCATGCTGGGCCTGCTCATCGGCCTCGGCGTCGGCATCGACTACGCGCTGTTCATCGTCACCCGCCACCGCAAGGGCCTCAAACGCGGCCTGCCGGTCGCCGAAGCCGCGCGGAACGCCGTCGCCACCACCGGCCGGGCCGTCGTCTTCGCCGGCGCCACGGTCTGCATCGCACTGCTGGGCATGCTGATACTGCGGCTCGGCTTCCTCAACGGCGTCGCCGTCGCGGCCTCCCTGACCGTCGTCCTCACGGTCGCCGCGTCCGTGACGCTGCTGCCCGCGCTGCTGTCGTTCATCGGCATGCGCGCGCTGTCCCGCCGCGAGCGCGCCCGGCTGATCGAGCACGGTCCGGAACCCGAGCTGCCGACCGGGTTCGCCGCCCGCTGGTCCGCGTTCGTCGAACGGCACCCCAAGCTGCTCGGCGCCGTCGCCGCCGTGGTCATGGTGGTCCTCGCCCTGCCCACGTTCGGCCTCCACCTCGGCACCTCCGACCAGGGCAACAACCCGGCCGGCTCCACCACGCGCCAGGCCTACGACCTGCTCGCCGACGGCTTCGGCCCCGGCGTCAACGGCCCCCTCACCCTGGTCGCCGAGCTCGACGGCGCCGACGACCGGCTCGCCCTCGCCGCGCTGCCCGGCACCCTGCGCGCCACCGACGGCGTCGAATCGGTCGGCCCGGTCACGTACAGCGGCGGCGGCGACACGGCGGTCCTCACCGTCGTACCGGAGTCGTCCCCGCAGTCCGAGCAGACCAGCGACCTCGTCGACCGGCTGCGCGCCGACGTCCTGCCGGCCGCGGCGGACGGCACCTCCCTCGACGTGTACGTCGGCGGCGTCACCGCCGGCTACGACGACTTCGCCCAGGTCATCGTCGGCAAGCTGCCGCTCTTCGTGGGCGTCGTCATCGCCCTGGGCTGCCTGCTGCTCCTGCTCGCCTTCCGCTCGATCGGCATCCCGCTGAAGGCCGCCCTGATGAACGTGGCCGCCGTGGCGTCGGCCTTCGGCGTGGTCGTCGCGATCTTCCAGTGGGGCATCGGTACCGAACTGCTGGGACTCGGCCGGGCGGGGCCCATCGAACCCTTCCTGCCGGTGATCATGGTGTCGGTGCTCTTCGGGCTGTCCATGGACTACCAGGTCTTCCTGGTCAGCCGGATGTACGAGGAGTGGCTGGAGACCGGGGACAACAGGCGGGCCGTCCGCGTGGGCCTCGCCGAGACGAGCCGGGTCATCAACTCCGCCGCCGTCATCATGATCGCCGTCTTCCTCGCGTTCGTCCTCTCCGGCGACCGGGTCATCGCGATGTTCGGCATCGGCCTCGCGGCGGCCGTGGCCCTGGACGCGTTCGTCCTCCGTACGCTCCTGGTCCCGGCCCTCATGCACATGCTCGGCGGCGCCAACTGGTGGCTGCCCGGCTGGCTCGACCGCCTCCTGCCCCGCATCAGCATCGAAAACCCCGAGTGCCGCGATCCCGATCATGCGAAGATCCCGTGGCAGCGCGCGAGCGACGACGGACAGCTCGTGCCGTGA
- a CDS encoding phosphocholine-specific phospholipase C, which yields MSPQRDVSRRSVLALGGGALGAAAAGSLLPPSLRAAMAAAPPSGGLRAVRHVVVLMQENRSFDHYFGTLRGVRGFGDRNAVELPSGKPVFEQPGPLGRTVLPFPVRDAAVSQEKDLQYIGDLDHSWGGGAKAWRDGWMDGWVSAKTAATMAYYDRRDLPLHYELADTFTICDAYHSSIHTSTSPNRNHLWSGWTGYEADGSRAVTNAAYAEDTHPGYPWPTYAERLEQAGRTWKTYTEWENFTDNNIEFFTTFKEIARKALAGTGGHTFMESFYAAVRDTADPAERERLLTALEDGVATLTARERSLFERGLRRVETGTLADAFRADVAAGTLPEVSYLVPSAIDSEHPGSSSPIASATLVYKVLDALGSHPDVWRHTVLLINYDENDGFFDHVPPPVPPAGDTDERWKGLPTGLGIRVPLLVVSPWTVGGHVCSEVFDHTSVIRFLEVWTGVREPNITPWRRRVTGDLTSAFDFRRGRPRPEVEPPGAVPPFTGRWRPRPPAEQRMPVQEPGTRPARPLPYQPDAHARVAGDALVVTLRNTGRASAHFALYPYAGEFPVPQHQDVRGTEQWRVPLTRAGRDDGAYRFTVTGPNGFRREFAGPAAGGAEVTSRIDAQERDLHLTLTATGDAPVTFTVRPLGYVDEDDLADWTRRVIVRAGRSRTVVHSAADAHGWYDVEITGPDGFRRRLMGHIENGRPSVSG from the coding sequence GTGTCGCCGCAGCGCGACGTGTCGCGCCGGAGTGTGCTGGCGCTGGGCGGAGGTGCCCTGGGCGCCGCAGCGGCGGGTTCCCTGCTGCCGCCCTCGCTCCGGGCCGCGATGGCCGCCGCTCCGCCCTCCGGCGGACTGCGGGCGGTCAGGCACGTGGTGGTCCTGATGCAGGAGAACCGTTCCTTCGACCACTACTTCGGCACCCTGCGTGGCGTCCGCGGCTTCGGTGACCGCAACGCCGTCGAACTGCCCTCCGGCAAGCCGGTGTTCGAACAGCCGGGCCCACTGGGCCGCACCGTGCTGCCCTTCCCCGTCCGGGACGCGGCCGTTTCGCAGGAGAAGGACCTCCAGTACATCGGCGACCTCGACCACTCCTGGGGCGGCGGCGCCAAGGCGTGGCGCGACGGGTGGATGGACGGCTGGGTCTCCGCCAAGACGGCCGCGACGATGGCGTACTACGACCGCCGTGACCTCCCGCTGCACTACGAGCTCGCCGACACCTTCACCATCTGCGACGCGTACCACTCCTCGATCCACACCTCCACCAGCCCCAACCGCAACCACCTGTGGAGCGGCTGGACGGGGTACGAGGCCGACGGCTCGCGCGCCGTCACCAACGCCGCGTACGCCGAGGACACCCACCCCGGCTACCCGTGGCCGACCTACGCCGAGCGCCTGGAGCAGGCGGGCCGGACGTGGAAGACGTACACGGAGTGGGAGAACTTCACCGACAACAACATCGAGTTCTTCACCACCTTCAAGGAGATCGCCCGCAAGGCGCTGGCCGGCACCGGCGGCCACACCTTCATGGAGTCCTTCTACGCGGCCGTGCGCGACACCGCGGACCCGGCGGAACGGGAGCGGCTGCTGACCGCCCTGGAGGACGGCGTCGCCACGCTGACCGCCCGGGAGCGGTCGCTGTTCGAGCGCGGGCTGCGCCGGGTCGAGACCGGCACCCTGGCCGACGCCTTCCGCGCCGACGTGGCGGCGGGCACCCTGCCCGAGGTCTCCTACCTGGTGCCCTCCGCGATCGACTCCGAGCACCCGGGATCGTCCTCCCCGATCGCCTCCGCCACCCTCGTCTACAAGGTGCTGGACGCCCTCGGCTCCCATCCGGACGTCTGGCGGCACACCGTCCTCCTGATCAACTACGACGAGAACGACGGCTTCTTCGACCACGTCCCGCCACCCGTGCCGCCCGCCGGTGACACCGACGAGCGGTGGAAGGGGCTGCCCACCGGGCTCGGCATCCGGGTGCCGCTGCTCGTCGTCTCGCCCTGGACGGTCGGCGGCCACGTCTGCTCCGAGGTCTTCGACCACACCTCGGTGATCCGCTTCCTGGAGGTCTGGACCGGAGTCCGGGAGCCCAACATCACGCCGTGGCGCCGCCGGGTCACCGGCGACCTGACGTCCGCGTTCGACTTCCGGCGCGGCCGCCCGCGACCGGAGGTGGAGCCGCCCGGTGCCGTTCCGCCGTTCACCGGCCGCTGGCGCCCGCGGCCGCCGGCCGAGCAGCGCATGCCCGTCCAGGAACCCGGCACCCGGCCCGCGCGGCCCCTGCCCTACCAGCCGGACGCGCACGCGCGCGTGGCCGGGGACGCCCTGGTGGTCACCCTCCGGAACACCGGACGGGCGAGCGCGCACTTCGCGCTGTATCCGTACGCCGGTGAGTTCCCCGTCCCGCAGCACCAGGACGTAAGGGGCACCGAGCAATGGAGGGTGCCCCTTACCCGCGCCGGACGCGACGACGGCGCGTACCGCTTCACGGTCACCGGCCCGAACGGCTTCCGCCGCGAGTTCGCCGGCCCGGCGGCGGGCGGTGCCGAGGTCACCTCGCGGATCGACGCGCAGGAGCGCGACCTGCACCTGACGCTCACCGCCACCGGTGACGCGCCGGTCACCTTCACCGTCCGCCCCCTCGGCTACGTCGACGAGGACGACCTGGCCGACTGGACCCGCCGGGTCATCGTCAGGGCGGGCCGCAGCCGTACCGTCGTGCACTCCGCCGCCGACGCGCACGGCTGGTACGACGTCGAGATCACCGGCCCGGACGGCTTCCGGCGGCGGCTGATGGGCCACATCGAGAACGGACGCCCCAGCGTCTCCGGCTGA